The following proteins are encoded in a genomic region of Oncorhynchus masou masou isolate Uvic2021 chromosome 19, UVic_Omas_1.1, whole genome shotgun sequence:
- the LOC135505696 gene encoding ADP-ribosylation factor 6 has product MGKMLSKIFGNKEMRILMLGLDAAGKTTILYKLKLGQSVTTIPTVGFNVETVTYKNVKFNVWDVGGQDKIRPLWRHYYTGTQGLIFVVDCADRDRIDEARQELHRIINDREMRDAIILIFANKQDLPDAMKPHEIQEKLGLTRIRDRNWYVQPSCATTGDGLYEGLTWLTSNYKS; this is encoded by the coding sequence ATGGGGAAAATGCTCTCAAAGATCTTTGGCAACAAGGAGATGAGGATATTGATGCTTGGACTTGATGCTGCTGGCAAGACCACCATCCTCTACAAGCTGAAGCTGGGCCAGTCCGTCACCACCATTCCCACTGTCGGCTTCAACGTTGAGACGGTAACCTACAAGAACGTGAAGTTCAACGTGTGGGATGTTGGGGGCCAGGACAAGATCCGACCGCTGTGGAGGCACTACTACACCGGCACCCAGGGTCTCATCTTCGTGGTGGACTGTGCCGACAGGGACCGGATAGACGAGGCCCGCCAGGAGCTCCACCGGATCATCAACGACCGGGAGATGCGAGACGCCATCATCCTGATCTTCGCCAATAAGCAGGACCTGCCCGACGCCATGAAGCCCCACGAGATCCAGGAGAAGCTGGGCCTGACCCGGATCAGGGATAGGAATTGGTACGTTCAGCCCTCGTGTGCTACCACCGGTGATGGACTATATGAGGGTCTGACCTGGCTCACCTCCAATTACAAATCTTAA